The genomic DNA ttCATTGATtattatggatttatttttacttaccaCAGCTGATTTGGTGCATGGCGGCTATTgccaataaataaatgaaaattctgaTACTCCTTCCATCTATCGTATCCCAAATCGATAAAACTTTAGAGAAAACTGTACAACTTATTTATCCAGAGTAATATTACAGACTAGTTTAAACTTATACCACTTGAAATAACTGTGCATAATTATGAGATATACCCCCAGAGGGTCTTAAAGggttaataaatttgaaataattttccactttttccaggcatttgaatcaatttttatctttttcagtTTAGAAGTGATTTGTGCCTTTTACCCCAGGAATTTGAggcagtttttgtttttttgaaattgaacCAATTCTTTGCATTTTCCAttaatttgaagtaatttttcacttttaatgAACTTAAAATGATTTTGTCCTCTTTCTAGGAATAGGACACATTTTTTTGCACTTTTCCAGCCACTTGAAGTCTTTTTCGACTTTTCCCGGGGAGTTTAACTAATTTTGAGCCTTTTTCAGGCATGTTAGGcaatatttttgtcattttccaGGATTTTAAAGTAATTCTCGCTcttctaaatgtttttaaaaattgaattaactcTTTCATTTTCcgttaaattttatgtaaagtttagtctttttttaataaatttgaagtaattttttatcagtgttttccaggcacttgacataattttttcagtaaattGAAAAGAATTGTTGACTTGAGGTGAATTTTTATATTCACCAgtaaatttaaagcaatttaaaattttaagcaaCAAGCATCACTTTTCATTATACTCTTAAATGTGCATTATTATTAATCCCTGTATGGTAATTTGTGTGATTGTGATTGCCCTGAAGATGGATAATCAAAGCGAAACCTAtcgaattttaaattattcaaacaaataaaataaaattttaaaacatcctgatttattagaaataagACTTGCTTTATGGACCTAAGGCAACCAACGATGACATTCCAATATAACTAAAAGCTTCTTTGAGTGTAAAGTTTAAAAGCTTCACTAGCCACCAATTCAAACcgtataaaactaaataaaaagtgGCTCTAAGAgtgtatttttgtatgtttttgtaatatattttgtacCATATTAACGatatctgtatatatatatacatataaggGTAGTATTATTTATATGCCTTTAAAGCTGATGAATttgtgaataatttaattaagtgaACAGTGAATTTTGATCTTGTATGTATGACTTGataccatttttaaatattattaataataataataaacaggCAAAATGTTTAATTGCAGTGTGTTTTTTTGTGTACAAGGTCCCCAAATGACCTTAGATTTTTAGTTATTAGACCTTGCAGGAGACATGTTACGCGATTTTCGTCTCATCACATTGTTAGTTAAGGCCGGTCGTCCATTTATTCGAGATGTCGTCCACAATTTGTTTGCGACAATTGTCCGAAAACAAATGTCGTAAGAAAATAAGCTGAGCTCGTCCACTTGTACGCATCATGTCGTCGGACGAGGATGCAATTTTATTACTCGCGTTGGTTCACCGAcgtagaaaaagaaaacaaaaaagaaagttttGGGTTCATCCATACTTTACTGCCAATCAAGAGAAAATTGCATTCGTAAGCGGCAGATCAAAAGAAATCATCGAAGATCCTATAAAATTTCAATCGTTCTACAGAATGTCACGAGATAGCTTTCTTGTATTACTTTATAAACTGGAACCCCTTATCGCCaagcaaaatacaaaatttcgtGAGTCTATAACAcctgaagaaaaattaataataacgttgcggtaagtaaaaaattatttttatcatttctttATTACACAGAAAGTAATTGACGGGGATAAACTAACCTGTAAACAACATTGTAACAATAAacttagtagtagtagtaactGCAAGTAGAAAATCAATAATCGTCATCGCTTGGAGATATTAATGGTGATGGAGCACTTGAGATGGTTGAATATGAACATGGTGTTATTGATTGATTGGGTATATTTACATTTCTCGAATAAGATGGTGCTGTTAATTGAATGTACTGCGGGGACTCAGTACGTGTCGAGGAGCTCTTTGACAGTAGTCGATCGGAACCATCTTGTGGAAATCTGGGATAGGTTTCTTGAGGATATGTTATACCACCTAAGTTTAGCAAGTCTGATGATTGTGTATGTGATATATTAACGGCTTCAAAAGAACGTGTTTGTGGCTCTGATGGATATATTATATCACCTATTGTTTGCATGGTTCGCATTTTAGACTGATGCTTCTGAGTATGGTTCATTCTGTGTATATCCGGTAAaaggctttttaaaaattgcaaatccgGATCGTCGATTTcttttgtagtatttttaaaatggaaataatCTATAGCGCATTTCTCCAATGGATTTAATTTTGCTTGTCTCAGTTTTTGAGTTTTAGTATCAGTATGAAATTTAGCTAgggttttctgttttttaaaaataggttctaaaatattttcaacatttttatttgccaCTATTTCGGTTTCATTTGTTGCAGAACATTGATCCAAATTATCGCTGGCAACTTCATTAACATCGCTAGAACTGCTATCCTTATCTTCTTCTTCTACTAGTTGTTGTAAAAGAATATTACTCTGTTGACTTctagatttgaaaaaaaggtaTAAGAAAATAGTATTCAGCCAAATAATAGGTTTTCTTAGGTTTTGCTGCAGAACCAGATGGAGGCTTTTGTCTTAAGTGTCGGGCATAGGCGGAtcgaatatttttccatttttctttgCAGGCTGCACTTGAAATGAAATTGTAACTAAAGTTTTCAATTTCTTATTATATCGAGTATggcacataaataaaatataaatataatgcaCGATTCCATTAAAGATGTAATCAAAAACaagagaaatttatattttagaaacaaattttaaagcattttacgcttggtttttgtaaaattatttgtcaaaaatatttaatagtgcTGTTTATTACTATGAAGTTTACACACATATTATTatgacatattttattttattttacagataCTTTGCTACGGGATTAAGTTTTAAGCAATTGTCTTTTCATTTTATGAGGGGTGACAGTACCATAGGACGAATAGTCGAAGAAGTATCGGATAGTATTTGGGAATGTTTGCGCGAGGAATATATGCCCGTTCCTAACGAAGAAATATGGATTGCCACAGCAAAGAGGTTTAACGATTTATGGAATTTGCCAAACTGTGTAGTAAGTATTGAGGGCAAGCATATTAGAATAAACTGTCCTGCTAAATCTGAATCGGcattttacaattataaaaattatttttttatacagttgTTAGCTATCGCAGATGCCGACAGTAACTTTATTGCTATTGATGTGGGTGCTTATGGCAGAAATGGCGATGGTGCCGTTTTCCGTAGATCAAGTATTGATggtatatattttaaagcagGCACACTGAATTTTCCACAATCGCAGCCATTACCAAAGGAGCCACATGAGCCGACTTTTCCGTACTACCTTGTAGGTGATGCAGCATTTCCACTTTCAACGCATTTGCTGAAACCATTTCCAATGAGAGGAATAACAAATCAAAAACGGATATTTAATTATAGGCTGTCACGAGCTCGTCGAAGTGTCGAATGTGCCTTTGGAATATTGGTttcgaaatttaaattacttcaaGGTCCTATTCTCTGTTCCTCAGAAAAAACTGACAAAATTGTGAAAGCATTATGCATCTTGCAT from Anthonomus grandis grandis chromosome 7, icAntGran1.3, whole genome shotgun sequence includes the following:
- the LOC126738696 gene encoding putative nuclease HARBI1; translation: MSSDEDAILLLALVHRRRKRKQKRKFWVHPYFTANQEKIAFVSGRSKEIIEDPIKFQSFYRMSRDSFLVLLYKLEPLIAKQNTKFRESITPEEKLIITLRYFATGLSFKQLSFHFMRGDSTIGRIVEEVSDSIWECLREEYMPVPNEEIWIATAKRFNDLWNLPNCVVSIEGKHIRINCPAKSESAFYNYKNYFFIQLLAIADADSNFIAIDVGAYGRNGDGAVFRRSSIDGIYFKAGTLNFPQSQPLPKEPHEPTFPYYLVGDAAFPLSTHLLKPFPMRGITNQKRIFNYRLSRARRSVECAFGILVSKFKLLQGPILCSSEKTDKIVKALCILHNFIRKREGKLSKIVPLTFRALCLVDDRPKM